In Vanacampus margaritifer isolate UIUO_Vmar chromosome 9, RoL_Vmar_1.0, whole genome shotgun sequence, the following proteins share a genomic window:
- the mettl25b gene encoding methyltransferase-like protein 25B codes for MWESSNSLSAEDQKELAKRITSFLSQYRYLSESYIIEFFTEDLWHKLPVRWQSVLQDLSYPQVAELLLLDAGHGHRRYSCVWPLSLLAFRAAAHSLAFPRSSWQSRTCANNPAKPKEFQENPNQSSLLAHAFRKHVKPKKQHEIRELGTLVKQLCERTECNLVVDVGSGQGHLTRYLSFGLGLSVTAIEADPTLVATATKFDGQLLCALEKERRKKQKCSSEPPPTETCPRHVTGWVDPKASWEVFIQQLGTDHSYGEGPITPCKKRLRCPERTPETEAFEGRDMVLTGLHACGDLSPTLLRHFVKCPHIRAITSVACCYMKLTTKEQPAPAGVLEPPDTSQSDPEPLVRDFGYPMSMHVRGLPGHQLSYKAREAACHAMEDYVERLREESALLRTHCYRAALEVFITDSRPDLRRAGIQTVKKAHLLTFNEYARLGLARLGLPPSLPLEEGRLEAMLAQQGRVVVFFSLALLLAPVVETMVLLDRIIYLQENGVHSQLIPLFDPNFSPRNFVLVAQKTPE; via the exons ATGTGGGAAAGTTCAAATAGTCTTTCTGCAGAGGACCAGAAAGAGCTGGCCAAAAGAATCACTTCCTTTCTGTCACAGTATAGATACTTGTCAGAGTCATACATCATT gagtTCTTCACTGAAGATTTGTGGCACAAATTGCCTGTCAGATGGCAGTCTGTTCTGCAGGATCTGTCCTATCCTCAGGTAGCAGAGCTGCTTCTGCTGGATGCTGGACATGGACACAGAAG GTATTCATGCGTGTGGCCGCTGTCCCTCTTGGCTTTCCGGGCTGCCGCTCACTCCCTCGCCTTTCCCAGAAGTTCCTGGCAGTCACGAACCTGCGCCAACAATCCCGCCAAACCCAAAGAGTTTCAGGAGAACCCGAACCAGAGCTCGCTGCTGGCGCATGCCTTCCGCAAGCACGTCAAACCCAAGAAGCAGCACGAGATCCGCGAGCTGGGCACG TTGGTTAAACAACTTTGTGAGCGGACTGAGTGCAACCTTGTCGTGGATGTTGGTTCTGGACAG GGTCACCTGACTCGCTATTTGTCGTTTGGGCTTGGCTTGTCAGTGACGGCCATCGAGGCTGACCCCACCCTGGTTGCCACAGCGACCAAGTTTGATGGACAGCTGTTGTGTGCTTTGGAGAAAGAGCGGCGGAAGAAACag AAGTGTTCCTCTGAGCCGCCACCAACAGAGACGTGTCCTCGCCATGTGACAGGCTGGGTGGACCCCAAGGCATCCTGGGAGGTCTTCATCCAGCAGCTGGGCACAGACCACTCTTATGGCGAAGGGCCGATTACTCCTTGCAAAAAGAGACTCCGGTGCCCTGAGCGCACCCCCGAGACGGAGGCCTTTGAGGGGCGTGACATGGTCCTCACTGGTCTGCATGCGTGCGGGGACCTCAGCCCCACCCTCCTTCGCCATTTTGTCAAATGTCCTCACATACGCGCCATCACCTCCGTGGCGTGCTGCTACATGAAGCTCACCACCAAAGAGCAGCCCGCCCCTGCAGGCGTGCTCGAACCCCCCGATACGTCGCAGTCAGATCCCGAGCCCCTTGTTCGGGACTTTGGCTACCCGATGAGCATGCACGTACGGGGGCTGCCGGGACACCAGCTGTCCTACAAGGCGCGGGAGGCGGCCTGTCACGCCATGGAGGACTACGTGGAGAGGCTGCGTGAAGAGAGCGCGCTCCTGAGGACGCATTGCTACCGCGCCGCGCTGGAGGTCTTCATCACGGACAGCAGGCCGGATCTGCGCAGGGCTGGAATACAGACGGTGAAGAAAGCCCATTTGCTGACCTTCAATGA GTACGCCCGCTTGGGCCTGGCCCGGCTGGGCCTGCCCCCATCCCTACCTTTGGAAGAGGGGCGTTTGGAGGCCATGCTGGCGCAGCAGGGCCGGGTGGTCGTCTTCTTCAGCCTGGCGTTGCTGCTGGCTCCCGTGGTGGAGACGATGGTGCTGCTGGACCGCATCATCTATTTGCAGGAGAATG GTGTGCACAGTCAGCTGATTCCTCTTTTCGACCCAAACTTTTCTCCGAGGAATTTTGTACTGGTGGCTCAGAAGACTCCGGAATAA
- the hapln2 gene encoding hyaluronan and proteoglycan link protein 2, whose translation MITSLVLLVSCLVCSTVPLSAKNIPSPTTSPPKLKYLLDPPVYAEVVGRRGENVTLPCILKTKPDHYKVKWTKTEPGRVGPENIVMISNAHAFKRHGRLGPRASLRRAHNMDASLQLGGLQLRDGGKYRCELINDIEDESVVVALRIEGVVFPYQSPKGRYRMTFHEAEVACEEQDGTLASYEQLYRAWTEGLDWCKAGWLQDGSVRYPIISPRPACGVQTRPGIRSYSPKDKNRDHFDAFCFTSLTAGSIFYIPGAFSLEEAGRACARRSAELALVGHLYAAWRFRGYDRCDGGWLRDGSVRFPIGTPRALCGGIPEPGVRSFGFPNNMSHLYGAYCYR comes from the exons ATGATTACCTCTTTGGTTCTTCTTGTGAGCTGCCTGGTCTGCTCTACGGTTCCGctctcag CCAAAAACATCCCGTCCCCCACGACATCCCCTCCCAAGCTGAAGTACCTCCTGGATCCGCCCGTTTACGCCGAGGTGGTCGGCCGCCGAGGCGAGAACGTCACGTTGCCGTGCATCCTGAAGACCAAGCCCGACCACTACAAGGTCAAGTGGACCAAGACGGAGCCGGGACGCGTGGGCCCGGAGAACATCGTGATGATCTCCAACGCTCACGCCTTCAAGCGGCACGGCCGACTCGGCCCGAGGGCGTCCCTCCGGCGGGCCCACAACATGGACGCCTCCCTGCAGCTCGGCGGACTGCAACTGCGAGACGGCGGAAAGTATCGGTGCGAGCTTATCAACGATATCGAGGACGAGAGCGTGGTGGTCGCGCTCAGGATCGAAG GTGTGGTTTTTCCATATCAGAGTCCAAAAGGCCGCTACAGGATGACTTTCCACGAGGCTGAGGTGGCGTGCGAGGAGCAGGACGGCACGCTCGCCTCCTACGAGCAACTCTACAGAG CATGGACGGAGGGTCTGGACTGGTGCAAAGCGGGCTGGCTTCAGGACGGGAGCGTCCGCTACCCTATCATCAGCCCGCGCCCCGCCTGCGGGGTACAAACGCGTCCAGGTATTCGCAGCTACTCACCCAAAGACAAGAACAGAGACCACTTTGACGCCTTCTGCTTCACCTCTTTGACTGCAG GTTCCATCTTCTACATCCCGGGTGCATTCTCCCTGGAGGAAGCCGGGCGGGCGTGTGCCCGTCGGTCCGCCGAGCTGGCGCTGGTGGGTCATCTGTACGCCGCATGGCGCTTCCGAGGCTACGACCGATGCGATGGCGGCTGGCTGCGAGACGGCAGTGTGCGTTTCCCCATCGGAACTCCCAGAGCGCTCTGCGGGGGCATCCCCGAACCCGGGGTACGCTCTTTCGGGTTCCCCAATAACATGTCGCATCTCTACGGAGCTTATTGTTATCGGTAG
- the isg20l2 gene encoding interferon-stimulated 20 kDa exonuclease-like 2, producing the protein MSDIMLNVYIPGDSSSVGAKMMHPNKKKQHNVAVTFKEHKRKKLTQTSERSVISTQGPSCNVATPNQGLPHAGSSNKPSSSSHQQPSFTVMNANTKTPKQKSKPIPMVGCPPSRLPSKYLAMDCEMVGTGPKGSISQLARCSIVSYEGDLVYDKFIKPSVPVTDYRTRWSGIRASDLTNATHFNQARKEILKLLAGKVVIGHAVHNDFRVLQYTHPAALTRDTSRIPLLNQRAGFEEKGCASLKRLTKAIFNRDIQTGRRGHSSVEDARATMELYKLVEDEWEKKLVSEKPK; encoded by the exons ATGTCAGACATCATGTTGAACGTGTACATTCCTGGAGACTCTTCGTCAGTGGGAGCAAAGATGATGCATCctaacaagaaaaaacaacacaatgtgGCAGTTACATTCAAGGAACACAAAAGGAAGAAGTTAACGCAAACGTCAGAGCGAAGCGTCATTTCCACTCAGGGTCCATCCTGTAATGTTGCCACACCAAACCAGGGTTTACCTCATGCAGGGAGCTCCAACAAGCCTTCGTCTTCCTCTCACCAGCAGCCTTCTTTCACCGTGATGAACGCCAACACCAAAACACCAAAGCAAAAAAGTAAACCAATCCCAATGGTCGGGTGCCCACCATCCAGACTGCCCAGCAAGTACCTCGCCATGGACTGCGAGATGGTGGGCACGGGTCCCAAGGGAAGCATCAGCCAGCTGGCACGTTGCAGCATTGTGTCCTACGAGGGCGACTTGGTGTATGACAAATTCATTAAGCCCTCAGTGCCTGTCACCGACTACCGCACGCGCTGGAGTGGCATCCGCGCCAGTGATCTCACGAATGCCACACACTTCAACCAGGCCAGGAAGGAG ATCCTGAAGCTTCTGGCGGGCAAAGTGGTGATCGGCCACGCTGTCCACAACGACTTCCGCGTGCTGCAGTATACGCACCCGGCCGCCTTGACCCGGGACACGTCGCGTATCCCGCTGCTCAACCAGCGGGCCGGCTTTGAGGAGAAGGGGTGCGCTTCACTCAAGAGACTTACCAAGGCCATCTTCAATCGCGACATCCAG ACGGGGCGCCGCGGCCACTCCTCAGTAGAAGATGCTCGCGCCACCATGGAGCTATACAAGCTGGTTGAAGACGAGTGGGAGAAGAAGTTGGTGTCGGAAAAGCCAAAGTAG
- the bcan gene encoding brevican core protein has protein sequence MKRVHLSAMLAALALLVFPLSSNAQHHPDDANLLHVTITSGRNTTGELGSTLTLPCLVSLARPPPAPHTNGRRAALFLPRVRWSLVGQDDNKETEILVALGDSVQVSEAYQSRAQLPRYAISPADLTLRLEGLRYGDAGEYRCHVQQGPDHDHDVTQVQVKGLVFHHGDPLRSPHAFTFEQAREACVKIGSEMAMPEQLAAAYHSGYENCHAGWLSDRSVRYAVQKPREDCLGVMEGLPGVRTFGTLKPEQLFDVYCYVGHIAGEVFHGLAPHGLTFAEAKAHCVREGADLATLAQLYAAQKHGLSHCGFGWLKDGSVRHPMATPGGRCEEAPGNKTDFPEAHSRHDVYCFRSDFSTQPPPFPLTTETEHVSHLLSTVETATASEEVETVHPVTQDPLKTKSWTSVDPQSDPQSHPASPASLEIFIIKATSGPENLTSPSDTSTADTSTVNVNLMSSHAEDSSSSSTMSPNLDKNNTLEEHPESGEEILTTDSLVTTETNAITSSQPPSDSSEEISGAAFITSATPETPTVEVLTVSDFSLDLTTTSGTEIPSSSPPEMLNFISESTAHLEAVHNTTQEDGDKARTETSAKASGDRLGENPEAETASNLTDSPDHHTDPRTPPMETTSSTQQSGFHMQSRTPLPVAWNEATITAIRPEGGQEETSTDVASVRRCSRCHLEDQTTETLTDSTVDRKGSTAMAARQEVNLELCGESPCLNGGTCLDGETPKCLCLPGYGGASCQSDAEACEVGWEKFQSFCYHHVNTRQSWEGAEQHCRTLGGHLMSIMTPEEQHHINDKYREYQWIGLNDKTIEGDFRWSDGNLLIYDNWHRGQPDSYFLSGEDCAAMVWHDGGRWSDVPCNYHLSFTCKKGLSSCGKPPAVPNAVPFGKTRTRYETFAKVRYRCHAGFVQKLNPVISCLPGGHWEEPLITCLPIASHADHRFTSTARPHAQETKEFTMKVTTEVHTQSSSPLRAH, from the exons ATGAA ACGGGTGCATCTCTCCGCCATGTTGGCAGCCCTTGCTCTGCTTGTTTTTCCATTGTCCTCGAACGCCCAGCACCATCCAG ATGACGCAAACCTCCTACATGTAACCATCACGTCCGGCCGAAACACCACAGGCGAGCTGGGCAGCACGCTGACATTGCCGTGTCTGGTGTCTCTGGCCCGTCCACCACCCGCCCCGCACACCAATGGCCGGCGTGCCGCCCTCTTTCTGCCTCGCGTCAGGTGGAGTCTGGTAGGCCAGGACGACAATAAGGAGACGGAGATCCTGGTGGCGCTTGGCGACAGCGTGCAGGTGAGCGAGGCCTACCAGAGCCGAGCCCAGCTGCCGCGTTACGCCATCTCCCCTGCTGACCTGACGCTCCGGCTGGAGGGGCTGCGGTACGGTGACGCCGGCGAGTACCGGTGCCATGTGCAGCAGGGACCCGACCATGACCATGATGTCACGCAGGTCCAAGTCAAAG GCTTGGTGTTCCATCACGGGGATCCGTTAAGAAGCCCCCATGCCTTCACCTTTGAGCAGGCCCGTGAGGCTTGTGTGAAGATCGGGTCCGAAATGGCGATGCCAGAACAACTAGCGGCGGCCTACCACAGCGGATACGAGAACTGCCACGCAGGCTGGCTCTCGGACCGCTCGGTTAG ATATGCGGTTCAGAAACCAAGGGAGGACTGCTTGGGAGTCATGGAAGGACTTCCAGGAGTGAGGACCTTTGGAACGTTAAAACCTGAACAGTTATTTGATGTCTACTGCTACGTGGGCCACATCGCAG GTGAGGTGTTTCATGGTTTGGCCCCCCATGGTTTGACCTTTGCGGAGGCCAAGGCACACTGTGTGCGTGAAGGTGCAGACCTAGCAACCCTCGCCCAACTGTACGCAGCCCAGAAACATGGACTGAGCCACTGTGGCTTCGGGTGGCTGAAGGACGGAAGCGTGCGCCACCCCATGGCCACCCCCGGGGGGCGCTGTGAGGAGGCGCCAGGCAACAAGACGGACTTCCCCGAAGCTCACAGCCGTCATGACGTCTACTGCTTCAGAA GCGACTTCTCCACTCAACCTCCGCCATTTCCTCTCACCACTGAGACAGAGCACGTCAGCCATCTTCTCTCCACAGTGGAAACAGCCACTGCTAGTGAGGAGGTTGAGACGGTCCATCCTGTCACACAAGACCCACTGAAGACCAAGTCCTGGACTTCAGTTGATCCTCAGTCTGACCCGCAGAGTCATCCAGCCTCTCCTGCCAGTCTGGAGATCTTTATTATCAAGGCAACATCTGGACCAGAGAACCTCACCAGTCCCTCAGACACTTCTACAGCTGATACTAGCACCGTAAACGTGAATTTGATGTCCTCTCATGCTGAAGATTCGAGTTCCTCCTCTACCATGTCACCCAATttggacaaaaacaacacacttgAAGAGCATCCAGAATCTGGAGAGGAGATCCTAACAACTGACTCCTTGGTTACCACGGAAACCAATGCAATCACCTCTTCACAACCACCTTCGGATTCAA GTGAGGAGATCTCTGGTGCGGCGTTCATCACGTCTGCGACACCCGAGACCCCGACAGTTGAGGTCCTCACAGTTTCTGACTTCAGTTTAGACCTGACCACAACTTCTGGGACTGAGATCCCGTCTAGCTCCCCACCAGAGATGCTTAACTTCATCTCAGAAAGTACGGCACACCTGGAAGCAGTCCACAACACCACACAGGAAGATGGAGACAAAGCTAGAACTGAAACCTCTGCCAAAGCATCCGGTGACCGATTGGGAGAAAATCCAGAAGCAGAAACGGCATCAAACCTGACAGACTCACCAGACCATCACACTGATCCCAGAACACCTCCAATGGAGACTACTTCCTCCACACAGCAGTCTGGATTCCACATGCAGTCCAGGACGCCACTTCCTGTTGCATGGAATGAAGCCACTATCACCGCCATTAGACCAGAGGGAGGACAAGAGGAGACCAGCACTGATGTGGCCTCTGTTCGAAGATGCTCCAGGTGTCACCTTGAAGACCAAACCACGGAGACCCTAACTGACTCGACAGTGGACAGGAAAGGATCCACGGCCATGGCTGCCAGACAGGAAGTCAACCTAG AGTTATGCGGGGAAAGCCCATGTTTGAACGGCGGCACATGCCTAGATGGCGAGACGCCCAAATGCCTGTGCCTGCCCGGGTACGGCGGCGCCTCCTGCCAGTCAG ATGCGGAGGCGTGCGAGGTTGGCTGGGAGAAATTCCAAAGCTTCTGCTACCATCACGTGAACACGCGGCAGAGCTGGGAGGGGGCAGAACAACACTGCCGGACGTTGGGCGGACACCTCATGTCCATCATGACCCCTGAGGAGCAACATCACATCAACG ACAAATACAGAGAATATCAGTGGATTGGACTGAACGACAAAACCATCGAGGGAGACTTCCGCTGGTCCGACGGAAACCTTCTG ATTTACGACAACTGGCACCGAGGGCAGCCTGACAGTTACTTCCTGTCTGGCGAGGACTGTGCCGCCATGGTTTGGCACGACGGCGGACGCTGGAGCGACGTGCCCTGCAACTATCATCTTTCCTTCACTTGCAAGAAGGGCCTTT CATCCTGTGGCAAACCTCCTGCGGTCCCCAATGCCGTGCCGTTTGGCAAGACGCGGACACGCTATGAGACCTTCGCCAAAGTACGGTACCGTTGCCACGCAGGCTTCGTGCAGAAACTGAATCCCGTCATCAGCTGTTTGCCCGGCGGCCACTGGGAGGAGCCCTTGATCACGTGCCTGCCAA TTGCTTCACATGCAGACCATCGGTTCACTTCCACTGCTCGCCCCCATGCACAGGAGACGAAGGAGTTCACCATGAAGGTCACCACAGAGGTCCACACACAAAGCAGCTCCCCGCTCCGGGCACATTAA